AGCAGACACCGTCACCACAACCTTATCAAAACGAATCAGGCTAACGGGATCAATGCCCTGGACATCACGAACATCTACTTTATGCAAATTGCGCGAAGCCAAGTAAAGATTCTCACTTATCTCCTCAGACACAATAAGCACATCAGACAAATCGTACTGCGCTAACTTTTGCAACAGACTTTTGGTTTTCGGAGCATCCAAATCGAACTCCTCAACAACAACCAAACGATCCTGACGAGCTAACTCAGAAAGGATACAGCGCATTGCGGCGCGATACATTTTCTTGTTTAGCTTCTGATCGAAGTCCCGTGGCTGAGCGGCAAACGTTACACCACCTGAGCGCCAAATCGGGCTTCGAATAGTACCTGCACGAGCGCGACCGGTACCTTTTTGGCGCCATGGCTTCTTGCCACCACCGGATACTGCCGCACGATTTTTCTGTGCCTTGGTTCCCTGACGAGCACCAGCCATATAGGCCACAACTGCCTGATGAACAAGGTCTTGATTAAACTCTCTACCAAAAGCCGCTTCGGAAACTGCAACAGTACCCTTGGCGCCCTGAGGTGTAGCAATACTTAATTCCATGGTCGATTCCCCCGGGATACTTAACTGTTACGCAGCTTGATGGCAGGACGAACAATAACGTCTCCACCGGGAGCACCTGG
The Teredinibacter franksiae DNA segment above includes these coding regions:
- the rplD gene encoding 50S ribosomal protein L4 → MELSIATPQGAKGTVAVSEAAFGREFNQDLVHQAVVAYMAGARQGTKAQKNRAAVSGGGKKPWRQKGTGRARAGTIRSPIWRSGGVTFAAQPRDFDQKLNKKMYRAAMRCILSELARQDRLVVVEEFDLDAPKTKSLLQKLAQYDLSDVLIVSEEISENLYLASRNLHKVDVRDVQGIDPVSLIRFDKVVVTVSAVKKLEEVLV